In the genome of Halapricum salinum, one region contains:
- a CDS encoding GPW/gp25 family protein, giving the protein MARDFLGEGWAFPVDTDSRGDIEVSAAEDDIRESIRIILGTAKGERLMRPEFGCDIHDHVFSAVTPATLNLIESSVREALVRWEPRIDVESIDADTAENPNEVLIEIEYRVRTTNSLSNMVYPFYITEGDG; this is encoded by the coding sequence ATGGCACGTGATTTCCTGGGCGAGGGGTGGGCGTTTCCGGTGGATACCGACAGCCGTGGCGACATCGAGGTGTCGGCGGCCGAGGACGATATCCGCGAGTCGATCCGGATCATCCTCGGGACGGCGAAAGGCGAGCGCCTGATGCGCCCCGAATTCGGCTGTGACATCCACGACCACGTCTTCTCGGCGGTGACACCCGCGACGCTGAATCTCATCGAGAGCAGCGTTCGGGAGGCGCTGGTCCGCTGGGAGCCTCGGATCGACGTCGAATCGATCGACGCGGATACTGCCGAGAATCCCAACGAGGTACTGATCGAGATCGAGTATCGCGTTCGGACGACGAACAGCCTCTCGAACATGGTCTATCCGTTCTACATCACCGAAGGTGACGGATGA
- a CDS encoding type II secretion system F family protein, whose product MSGEPAERDTDRHSAGDTEPSEYELRQFPYVQERRGVGERELREQYDWMRAYYKARPQRYVDLQEWLNQARYGQSYDVYLKRSALLAVGATIAGVVIGIVFSWLLVSAGLIEGLSNPLDYDGEIVYLIAENEVLVAGGVLTIASAVIFGLGTWYLRYHYPRFVVSSRRRNIDVTLPHAIVFMYALSRGGMDLMEVFDILADNEGTYGEIANEAEMIVREVEFFGNDVNTALRNVRNLTPSDNFEQFLDDLIGVLDSGGDLTTFFETEAEDYLEEARDEQHSFLETLAVLSEFFIVLFVAAPLFIIVILVVMSLLGGNTLAQLVLLVYAVLPLSMLGFLVLLDTVSEPYKQPAVHFGENDSDIESGFTLVATVLWDLLPGLQPRPASATTIDGSLEAQQGQYLKHRRRKALIEAVSDPLAAFRERPVYSLVITVPLALLALGAAVGLGVATPTQEAMLERPVPTTTWLVVAPLLVVMIPLSMFHERKRRRERQFSDKFPDTLSVLASANKMGVQFDDALGLLSRWSTGPLARQMKLLQNDLRWNFDTRAAMRNLADRVAVPQLARTMTLIGEGIRSSSDVAAVLTIAARDTKERFKLDRERRQELTPYIAVVVIGFLVFLLVVVLLDSAYLTPIAEAQAAADPATPVEDGPRLPVSLANTPVAAYQALFLHAAILQALGSGVIAGKLADDDAFSGLKYSIVLLLIAVAAFALV is encoded by the coding sequence ATGAGCGGTGAACCGGCCGAACGGGACACAGACCGGCACTCCGCAGGCGACACCGAACCCAGCGAGTACGAGCTGCGGCAGTTCCCGTACGTCCAGGAGCGCCGCGGGGTCGGCGAGCGTGAGCTCCGCGAGCAGTACGACTGGATGCGGGCCTACTACAAGGCCCGACCACAGCGGTACGTCGATCTCCAGGAGTGGCTTAATCAGGCCCGCTACGGCCAGAGCTACGATGTCTATCTCAAGCGGAGCGCACTGCTCGCAGTGGGCGCGACGATTGCCGGTGTCGTCATCGGGATCGTCTTCTCGTGGCTGCTGGTCTCTGCGGGACTGATCGAAGGGCTCTCCAACCCACTGGACTACGACGGCGAGATCGTCTACCTGATCGCCGAGAACGAGGTGCTGGTCGCTGGCGGCGTGCTCACGATCGCCTCGGCAGTGATCTTCGGTCTCGGGACCTGGTACTTGCGGTATCACTATCCCAGGTTCGTCGTCTCCAGTCGCCGTCGAAACATCGACGTCACGCTCCCACACGCGATCGTATTCATGTACGCACTCTCGCGCGGCGGGATGGACCTCATGGAGGTGTTCGACATCCTCGCCGACAACGAGGGGACCTACGGCGAGATCGCCAACGAGGCCGAGATGATCGTCCGCGAGGTCGAGTTCTTCGGCAACGACGTCAACACCGCCCTGCGAAACGTGCGAAACCTCACGCCGAGTGATAACTTCGAGCAGTTCCTCGACGACCTGATCGGCGTCCTCGACTCCGGTGGGGACCTCACGACCTTCTTCGAGACAGAGGCCGAAGACTACCTCGAAGAGGCCAGAGACGAGCAGCACTCCTTCCTCGAGACGCTCGCTGTCTTGAGCGAGTTCTTCATCGTCCTGTTCGTCGCCGCTCCGCTGTTCATTATCGTCATCCTCGTCGTGATGAGCCTGCTCGGCGGCAACACGCTCGCCCAGCTCGTCTTGCTCGTCTACGCCGTTCTGCCGCTGTCGATGCTTGGCTTTCTGGTCCTGCTGGACACGGTCTCGGAGCCGTACAAACAGCCCGCAGTTCACTTCGGCGAGAACGACAGTGATATCGAGAGCGGCTTCACGCTCGTCGCAACGGTCCTCTGGGACCTGCTCCCCGGCCTCCAACCGCGCCCGGCCAGCGCGACCACGATCGACGGATCCCTCGAAGCACAGCAGGGGCAATATCTCAAGCATCGGCGCCGGAAGGCGCTAATCGAAGCGGTGTCGGATCCGCTCGCAGCGTTTCGGGAACGGCCCGTCTACTCGCTCGTGATCACCGTCCCGCTGGCGCTGCTCGCGCTCGGAGCCGCCGTCGGACTCGGCGTCGCCACACCGACACAGGAGGCGATGCTCGAACGGCCGGTCCCGACGACGACGTGGCTCGTCGTCGCCCCGTTGCTGGTGGTTATGATCCCGCTGTCGATGTTCCACGAACGGAAACGACGTCGAGAGCGACAGTTCTCCGATAAGTTCCCCGATACGCTGTCAGTGTTGGCCAGCGCCAACAAGATGGGCGTCCAGTTCGACGACGCCCTCGGGTTGCTCTCGCGGTGGTCGACGGGGCCACTCGCGAGACAGATGAAACTCCTGCAGAACGACCTGCGCTGGAACTTCGACACCCGGGCGGCCATGCGCAACCTCGCCGACCGGGTCGCCGTCCCGCAACTGGCCCGGACGATGACACTCATCGGCGAGGGGATTCGCTCGAGCAGCGATGTCGCCGCAGTCCTGACGATCGCCGCACGTGACACCAAAGAACGGTTCAAACTCGACCGCGAGCGCCGCCAGGAACTGACGCCCTACATCGCAGTCGTCGTCATCGGCTTTCTGGTCTTCCTGCTGGTGGTCGTCCTGCTCGATTCGGCCTACCTGACGCCCATCGCGGAGGCACAGGCCGCGGCCGATCCCGCCACGCCGGTCGAGGACGGCCCGCGCCTGCCGGTCAGCCTCGCGAACACGCCCGTGGCGGCCTACCAGGCGCTGTTCTTGCACGCCGCGATCTTGCAGGCGCTGGGCAGCGGCGTCATCGCGGGGAAACTCGCCGACGACGACGCCTTCAGCGGCCTGAAGTACAGCATCGTCCTGCTCCTGATCGCCGTCGCAGCCTTCGCGCTCGTCTAA
- a CDS encoding CIS tube protein — protein sequence MGTSGKLEKAQITILNGKQSGESIDCKFNPSEYTMEKSVNYGELKATGSGASIMQFVDGNAETLTMELFFDTSDATGPNGSGEVDVRKRYVNTIDTLLKVDGELHAPPVCRFVWGDGIDFTALVERASKRFTKFLPSGVPIRARVNVTFKEYKTADYHKSEVSPESTDKTKVWTVTEGDTLWLIADEEYGDPSYWRTIANTNDIADPRGVEAGEKLELPPL from the coding sequence ATGGGTACGAGTGGCAAACTGGAGAAAGCACAGATCACGATCCTCAACGGCAAGCAAAGCGGCGAGAGCATCGACTGCAAGTTCAATCCCTCGGAGTACACGATGGAGAAGAGCGTCAACTACGGCGAGCTCAAAGCGACCGGATCGGGGGCGTCGATCATGCAGTTCGTCGACGGCAACGCCGAGACGCTCACGATGGAGCTGTTTTTCGATACTTCGGATGCAACTGGGCCCAACGGCTCGGGCGAGGTCGACGTCCGCAAGCGCTACGTGAACACGATCGACACCCTGCTGAAGGTCGACGGGGAGTTGCACGCGCCGCCAGTCTGTCGGTTCGTCTGGGGCGACGGGATCGACTTCACGGCGCTGGTCGAGCGTGCGAGCAAGCGCTTCACGAAGTTCCTCCCCAGCGGCGTCCCGATCCGGGCGCGCGTGAACGTGACGTTCAAGGAGTACAAGACGGCCGACTACCACAAGTCGGAGGTCTCGCCCGAATCGACCGACAAGACGAAGGTCTGGACGGTCACCGAGGGGGACACGCTGTGGTTGATCGCCGACGAGGAGTACGGCGACCCCAGTTACTGGCGGACGATCGCGAACACGAACGACATCGCCGATCCTCGTGGGGTGGAGGCCGGCGAGAAACTCGAACTCCCACCGCTATAG
- a CDS encoding type II/IV secretion system ATPase subunit, which translates to MSEQGQAPEPKSGSGEGVSPEDVSKTQATAVLEGELDLDESTGSEIVLYDHPTVTQVLGDVYEYFEELSGSVVDPPEAAFIASQFFDFSYLDRYEEVSWKWVAEPFAYVTILHDEAENEYRYHVVEPVLDDFERYVRGDLIEMLRNNLMYRDFDDHDREAAFRREARTLIEEQAAAVESGTIHKLLYYLIRDFIDYGPIDPIMSDDAIEDVSCDGADIPVFVYHRRYRDLKTNVSFDSEHLNAFTFRLAQRSGKQMTVSNPLVDATLPNGSRIQLTLGGDISTRGSNFTIRKFAEIPLTPIELIEWDTFSVEQMAYFWLAIENNKSLIFAGGTGSGKTSSLNAVSFFIPPSSKVVTIEDTREIDLPHENWIQSVTRGAVTSEGRGEVTMYQLLQAALRQRPEYLLVGEIRTEERVALTFFQAMSTGHTSYTTLHADSIETVLSRLLNPPLNVPTQMVQELDVVSVQQQTFLDDQRVRRNRTITELRADPADPNAIETHEVFRRNAKDDSHEMVADSELLVEIADDRGWTDKELQTEFDRRKSVLRYLLDNDITGYEAVSKALKRYVRDPDRLLKAIEAGTLTHEDLTDEGPAPSEIEPSDLNVTDIVEEL; encoded by the coding sequence ATGAGTGAGCAGGGCCAAGCCCCGGAGCCAAAGAGTGGGAGCGGCGAGGGTGTCTCTCCAGAGGACGTCTCAAAGACGCAGGCGACAGCGGTACTCGAGGGCGAACTCGACCTCGACGAATCGACCGGCAGTGAGATCGTCCTCTACGATCATCCGACGGTCACCCAGGTGCTCGGAGACGTCTACGAGTACTTCGAGGAGCTCTCGGGAAGCGTCGTCGATCCGCCGGAGGCTGCGTTCATCGCCTCACAGTTTTTCGATTTTAGCTATCTGGACCGTTACGAGGAAGTCTCCTGGAAGTGGGTCGCAGAACCGTTCGCGTACGTGACGATCCTCCACGACGAGGCCGAGAACGAGTATCGCTACCACGTCGTCGAGCCAGTGCTGGACGACTTCGAGCGATACGTCCGGGGCGACCTGATCGAGATGCTCCGAAACAATCTCATGTACCGGGACTTCGACGATCACGACCGCGAAGCTGCCTTCCGCCGAGAGGCCCGGACCCTGATCGAGGAACAGGCCGCGGCCGTCGAGTCGGGGACGATCCACAAACTGCTGTACTATCTCATCCGCGATTTCATCGACTACGGGCCGATCGATCCCATCATGAGCGACGACGCCATCGAGGACGTCTCCTGTGACGGCGCGGACATCCCCGTGTTCGTCTACCACCGGCGGTATCGCGACCTCAAGACGAACGTCAGTTTCGACAGCGAACACCTCAACGCGTTCACCTTCCGGCTGGCCCAGCGCTCGGGCAAGCAGATGACCGTCTCGAACCCCCTGGTCGACGCCACACTACCGAACGGTTCGCGGATCCAGCTCACCCTCGGCGGCGACATCTCGACGCGTGGCTCGAACTTCACGATCCGGAAGTTCGCGGAGATTCCGCTCACGCCGATCGAACTGATCGAGTGGGATACTTTCTCCGTCGAGCAGATGGCCTACTTCTGGCTTGCCATCGAGAACAACAAGTCGCTGATCTTCGCCGGAGGTACCGGCTCCGGGAAGACCTCTAGTCTGAACGCCGTCTCGTTTTTCATCCCGCCGTCGAGCAAGGTCGTCACCATCGAAGACACCCGCGAGATCGACCTGCCCCACGAGAACTGGATCCAGAGTGTCACCCGCGGCGCAGTCACCAGCGAGGGTCGCGGCGAAGTCACGATGTATCAACTGTTGCAGGCCGCCCTTCGCCAGCGGCCGGAGTATCTGCTCGTCGGGGAGATCCGTACGGAAGAACGAGTCGCGCTCACGTTCTTCCAGGCGATGTCGACCGGCCACACCTCCTACACGACGCTGCACGCCGATTCCATCGAGACGGTGCTGTCGCGCCTCCTGAACCCGCCGCTGAACGTTCCGACCCAGATGGTCCAGGAGCTAGACGTCGTCTCCGTCCAGCAACAGACGTTTCTGGACGATCAGCGCGTTCGGCGGAATCGCACGATCACCGAGTTACGGGCCGACCCGGCCGATCCCAACGCCATCGAGACCCACGAAGTGTTCCGCCGCAACGCCAAAGACGACAGCCACGAGATGGTCGCAGACTCCGAACTCCTCGTGGAGATCGCCGACGACCGTGGGTGGACCGACAAGGAATTGCAGACCGAGTTCGACCGCCGAAAGAGCGTCCTCCGGTATCTCCTCGACAACGATATCACCGGCTACGAGGCGGTCTCGAAAGCGCTCAAACGGTACGTCCGCGACCCCGATCGGCTGCTCAAGGCGATCGAAGCGGGGACGCTGACACACGAGGACCTCACCGACGAGGGGCCCGCGCCCTCGGAGATCGAGCCAAGTGACCTGAACGTCACCGATATAGTCGAGGAGTTATGA
- a CDS encoding PAAR domain-containing protein, whose product MPPAARLGDNTSHGTPLAGSPGSPNVLIGGQPAWRAMIDMHTCPLSSGPVPHVGGTVLKGSTSVLINNMPAARMGDKVIESGPPNTIVKGCPTVQIG is encoded by the coding sequence ATGCCTCCAGCAGCACGTCTTGGCGACAATACGTCACACGGAACGCCGTTAGCAGGGAGTCCAGGGAGTCCGAACGTCCTCATCGGTGGGCAGCCGGCCTGGCGAGCGATGATCGACATGCATACGTGTCCACTGTCGTCGGGGCCAGTACCACACGTCGGTGGTACAGTTCTGAAAGGAAGCACGTCGGTATTGATCAACAACATGCCCGCGGCCAGGATGGGCGACAAGGTGATTGAGAGCGGGCCACCGAACACGATCGTCAAGGGGTGTCCCACGGTTCAGATCGGGTGA
- a CDS encoding DUF2249 domain-containing protein — MSSGSAAEADRRLDVRTIDGEPFGDIVATLSDLGPEETLLLINSFEPVPLYDVLEQRGFVYETTQVADDEWHVRIDHA; from the coding sequence ATGAGCAGTGGCAGTGCTGCGGAGGCGGATCGTCGGCTGGACGTGCGGACGATCGACGGCGAACCGTTCGGTGACATCGTCGCGACGCTGTCGGACCTCGGGCCCGAGGAGACACTTCTGTTGATCAATAGCTTCGAGCCGGTTCCCCTGTACGACGTGCTCGAACAGCGCGGGTTCGTCTACGAGACGACCCAGGTCGCCGACGACGAGTGGCACGTTCGGATCGACCACGCCTAG
- a CDS encoding phage baseplate assembly protein V yields the protein MSHPGFFDQDGGDRLSGVRVGVVTNNEDPKDLGRVKLRFPWRDADDESHWARLATPMAGSEYGAYFLPEVDDEVLVAFEDGDIHKPFVLGALWNGSQKPPQKNTEGNNDIRQIESRSGHTITFDDSEDTPNVEIETSAGHTIRLDDESGDEQISVEGKSGKNTITLDSSKGEISVVADKTLDLSAKNVKIDGSSEVSISTKSLDVSATSNAKISGGRNLKLKGQAAKLQGSGSVIIKGMPIKLN from the coding sequence GTGAGTCACCCTGGCTTTTTCGATCAGGATGGCGGGGATCGACTCTCGGGGGTCCGGGTCGGGGTCGTCACGAACAACGAGGACCCCAAGGACCTCGGTCGGGTGAAATTACGGTTCCCCTGGCGTGACGCCGACGACGAGAGCCACTGGGCGCGACTCGCGACGCCGATGGCCGGCAGCGAGTACGGCGCGTACTTCCTCCCGGAGGTCGACGACGAGGTGCTGGTGGCGTTCGAGGACGGAGACATCCACAAGCCGTTCGTGCTCGGGGCGCTGTGGAACGGGTCCCAGAAACCGCCCCAGAAGAACACGGAGGGCAACAACGACATCCGACAGATCGAGTCCCGCAGCGGTCACACGATCACGTTCGACGACTCCGAGGATACGCCCAACGTCGAGATCGAGACCAGCGCCGGTCACACAATCCGGCTCGACGACGAGAGCGGTGACGAGCAGATCAGCGTCGAGGGCAAGTCGGGCAAGAACACGATCACGCTCGACTCCTCGAAGGGGGAGATTTCGGTCGTCGCCGACAAGACACTCGATCTCTCGGCGAAGAACGTGAAGATCGACGGGAGCAGTGAGGTGTCGATTTCGACCAAATCCCTCGACGTGTCGGCCACCTCTAACGCGAAGATCTCCGGTGGGAGGAATCTCAAGCTCAAGGGGCAGGCGGCGAAGTTACAGGGAAGTGGATCAGTAATTATAAAAGGAATGCCTATAAAGCTCAATTAA
- a CDS encoding Ig-like domain-containing protein produces MKAKTHISDRQFRHDDRGVSEVLGAILVFALLILLLVLIQVNAVPAANEQVEFEHNQRVVQDFQSLQDGLFRTSATGQEAAIPVETGISYPPRFFLLNPGPATGTIRTTGQQPLTIENAQSSGNVGDFWTGDRRTYATTGLAYRPDYNELQSAGTLHLEHSMVYRNFEGGNRYFDDPTSFIDGNRIRLTLLTGNVSRGGLSTSVELAPISHQRRTITIEDDGDPITIEFQTELDTPTLRNEIFDVNTTRVEKITKTGNTATMILEDGTYELTMSKIRVGSSSVEQPDAAYITDIDGNNTAVAEGTSLQLSAEVRDSFNNPVSDVDVTGTIESGPGSLEPTGTIQTDSEGKVTFQYDAPENVDGAQTVEALVEIGDGSGGVATERRVRFDLTIVDSDQSGSDSDDSSSDVNPYGPNTVQLEDAVIVENDRGTSRGNDDVQVIQVTFSNTHTDKDIDIDRARLVMYASRNQQGGGHARGPPAKALVYDTEESVGESYELIRSGDYAVTNVSDSDKLDSLTRNGGQQTYTFEMVDNSGDNFEPLQGEWFSLVLEFDDQRVTYLITPRL; encoded by the coding sequence ATGAAAGCAAAAACCCACATCTCCGACCGACAGTTCCGACACGACGACCGCGGGGTCTCGGAAGTCCTCGGTGCGATCCTTGTCTTCGCACTCCTGATCCTCCTGCTGGTGTTGATCCAGGTCAATGCCGTCCCCGCCGCCAACGAGCAGGTCGAGTTCGAACACAACCAGCGCGTCGTTCAGGACTTCCAGTCGCTGCAGGACGGCCTCTTCCGCACGAGCGCGACCGGCCAGGAAGCCGCGATCCCGGTCGAGACCGGGATCTCCTACCCGCCGCGATTCTTTCTGTTGAATCCCGGCCCAGCCACGGGGACGATACGGACCACGGGCCAGCAGCCGCTGACCATCGAGAACGCTCAGTCGAGTGGCAACGTCGGCGACTTCTGGACTGGAGACAGGCGCACCTACGCCACGACCGGACTGGCGTATCGACCGGACTACAACGAGCTTCAGAGCGCGGGAACGCTCCACCTCGAACACTCGATGGTCTATCGGAATTTCGAGGGCGGAAACCGCTACTTCGACGATCCCACGAGTTTCATCGACGGGAATCGGATCAGGCTGACACTACTGACCGGCAACGTCTCGCGGGGTGGCCTCTCGACGTCGGTCGAACTCGCGCCGATCAGCCACCAGCGACGGACGATCACGATCGAAGACGACGGAGATCCGATCACGATCGAATTCCAGACCGAACTGGACACACCGACACTCAGGAACGAAATCTTCGACGTCAACACTACCAGAGTCGAGAAGATTACCAAGACTGGAAACACCGCAACCATGATCCTGGAAGACGGGACCTACGAGCTGACGATGTCGAAGATTCGTGTCGGTTCGAGTAGCGTCGAGCAGCCCGATGCGGCGTACATCACGGATATCGACGGCAACAACACCGCCGTCGCCGAGGGAACCTCGCTGCAACTCTCGGCTGAAGTCCGCGACAGTTTCAACAACCCAGTGAGTGACGTAGACGTGACCGGGACGATCGAGAGCGGACCCGGGAGCCTCGAACCGACGGGAACTATCCAGACGGACAGCGAGGGGAAAGTGACGTTCCAGTACGACGCACCTGAGAACGTCGACGGTGCACAGACAGTCGAGGCCCTGGTCGAAATCGGCGACGGAAGCGGTGGCGTCGCCACGGAGCGCCGTGTTCGCTTCGATCTCACGATCGTCGACAGCGATCAATCCGGGAGCGACAGTGACGATTCCAGTTCCGACGTCAACCCGTACGGGCCAAACACCGTCCAACTCGAAGACGCCGTCATCGTCGAGAATGATCGCGGGACTTCACGGGGGAACGACGATGTCCAAGTGATTCAGGTCACGTTCTCGAACACGCACACCGACAAAGACATCGACATCGATCGGGCGCGGTTAGTCATGTACGCATCACGGAACCAACAAGGTGGTGGACACGCCCGCGGCCCACCAGCAAAGGCACTCGTGTACGACACCGAAGAGTCAGTGGGCGAGAGCTACGAACTGATCCGCAGCGGTGACTATGCAGTGACGAACGTCAGTGACAGTGATAAACTGGACTCGTTGACGAGAAACGGCGGCCAGCAGACGTACACCTTCGAGATGGTCGACAATTCCGGGGACAACTTCGAGCCACTCCAGGGAGAATGGTTCAGTCTCGTACTGGAGTTCGATGACCAACGGGTGACATATCTGATAACGCCGCGGCTCTAG
- a CDS encoding phage late control D family protein produces MSSYQPRYSPRFKVVVGGTKFQEPGGRIADLVVETTLDGADRFSFTLNYPFDEELGTFSGLSWGDFEIGTDIEISMGYGGDGTLTDLLVGKIDAIEAGFTTDQGPTVTVSGFGLLRELMQGTSSDSWEEKKLSKVVEDVLGSYSFSTVDVGRARLKRAKLIQDNQSDYRFLEELARTYGFEFYAERDTVHFLPRDDRGGDSEPVAELWYGEALHDFHAEIRQAKPTHKVEVRSWNVQKKKEIVATAGSSNADYKEVFRVPVMSRNEAKRIAQQKLNQFSDGVVTGHGEADGTPEIRAGKTITLEEMGEKFSKKYYVTQATHRMGAAGYRTTFEATEVSP; encoded by the coding sequence ATGTCGAGCTACCAGCCCCGCTACTCCCCGCGATTCAAGGTCGTCGTCGGCGGCACGAAGTTCCAGGAGCCCGGCGGCCGGATCGCCGATCTGGTCGTCGAGACGACCCTGGATGGAGCCGATCGCTTTTCGTTCACGTTGAACTATCCCTTCGACGAGGAACTGGGAACGTTCAGCGGACTCTCGTGGGGCGACTTCGAGATCGGGACCGATATCGAGATCTCGATGGGATACGGCGGCGACGGGACGCTCACAGATCTCCTGGTCGGGAAGATCGACGCCATCGAAGCGGGCTTTACGACCGATCAGGGGCCGACCGTCACGGTGAGCGGATTCGGGTTGTTGCGGGAGTTGATGCAGGGGACCAGTTCCGATTCCTGGGAGGAGAAGAAGCTAAGCAAAGTCGTCGAGGACGTCCTCGGATCCTATTCGTTCTCGACGGTGGACGTCGGGCGGGCGCGACTCAAGCGCGCGAAGTTGATCCAGGACAACCAGAGCGACTACCGGTTTCTGGAGGAGCTCGCTCGCACGTACGGCTTCGAGTTCTACGCCGAGCGAGATACTGTCCACTTTCTCCCGCGGGACGACCGTGGCGGGGACAGCGAACCAGTCGCCGAACTATGGTACGGCGAGGCCTTGCACGACTTTCACGCCGAGATCCGCCAGGCCAAACCGACCCACAAAGTCGAGGTCCGCTCGTGGAACGTCCAGAAAAAGAAAGAGATCGTCGCCACGGCGGGCTCGTCGAACGCCGATTACAAGGAGGTATTTAGAGTGCCAGTCATGTCACGAAACGAGGCGAAACGAATCGCACAGCAGAAGCTGAACCAGTTTTCCGACGGTGTCGTCACCGGCCACGGTGAAGCCGACGGGACGCCCGAGATCAGGGCAGGAAAGACCATCACACTCGAAGAGATGGGCGAGAAGTTCTCGAAAAAATACTACGTCACACAGGCGACCCACCGAATGGGTGCGGCGGGCTATCGGACCACCTTCGAGGCGACGGAGGTGTCCCCGTGA
- a CDS encoding MFS transporter: protein MEDPRVGTASADPVVGGRRALATVFVIVFIDLVGFGIVVPILPFYVRSFGASDVVYGLLAASYSLLQFGFAPLLGRWSDAYGRRPVLMLSLAGSVLAWIVFGLGTQVGTLLGPTAALLTLFAARMLGGAMGGNIATAQAYVADVTTAEKRTGALGLVGAAFGLGFVVGPALGAVLASDPVVSGAREVLPAVIPTTQFTLPSFGAAAASGLALVAAWRFLPETRTAAQRAGARGRARQSLLDQFRGALASPTLRPLVLAFFVASLAFSGVQIAFVPYLADVYGYDAAGAGLFLTYIGVLSVLNQGVLVGRLSRRFEPTQLAVGGATLLVGSLAVLPFSPSVGTTLSLPSVAGLTPAVLVLVIVLAVLSIGNALLNVALAALVSMAASDAEQGSAFGVTQGAGSLGRTVGPPVMTALYVVLARWSPFVAGALLTVGVLALLVGVARQRLVAAA, encoded by the coding sequence ATGGAAGATCCGCGCGTCGGGACGGCCTCGGCCGATCCAGTCGTCGGTGGTCGCCGGGCGCTGGCGACCGTCTTCGTCATCGTCTTCATCGACCTCGTCGGGTTCGGTATCGTCGTCCCGATCCTGCCGTTCTACGTCCGGAGTTTCGGCGCGAGCGACGTCGTCTACGGTCTGCTGGCGGCGTCGTACTCGCTGCTGCAGTTCGGCTTCGCGCCGTTGCTGGGTCGCTGGAGTGACGCCTACGGCCGACGCCCGGTGTTGATGCTGTCGCTCGCGGGGAGCGTCCTCGCGTGGATCGTCTTCGGGCTCGGGACGCAGGTCGGGACGCTGCTGGGGCCGACCGCCGCGCTACTCACGCTGTTCGCCGCCCGGATGCTCGGCGGGGCGATGGGCGGTAACATCGCGACCGCGCAGGCCTACGTCGCGGACGTGACGACCGCCGAGAAACGCACCGGCGCGCTCGGACTTGTCGGCGCGGCGTTCGGACTGGGGTTCGTCGTCGGGCCGGCGCTCGGTGCCGTCCTCGCGAGCGACCCAGTCGTCTCGGGTGCTCGCGAGGTGCTGCCGGCGGTAATTCCGACGACCCAGTTCACGCTCCCGAGTTTCGGCGCGGCGGCCGCCAGCGGACTCGCACTGGTAGCAGCCTGGCGGTTCCTCCCCGAAACCCGGACGGCTGCCCAGCGAGCGGGGGCGCGCGGTCGGGCCCGGCAGTCACTGCTCGATCAGTTCCGCGGGGCGCTGGCGAGTCCGACGCTCAGACCGCTGGTGCTCGCGTTCTTCGTCGCGTCGCTGGCCTTCTCGGGTGTCCAGATCGCGTTCGTTCCCTACCTCGCGGACGTCTACGGCTACGACGCCGCTGGCGCTGGGCTCTTTCTGACCTACATCGGCGTACTCAGTGTCCTCAATCAGGGCGTCCTCGTCGGCCGACTCTCCCGACGCTTCGAGCCGACGCAGCTGGCCGTCGGCGGGGCGACACTGCTGGTCGGATCGCTCGCCGTCCTCCCGTTCTCCCCGTCCGTCGGGACGACGCTCTCGCTGCCGTCGGTGGCGGGCCTCACGCCGGCAGTACTCGTCCTGGTGATCGTCCTCGCGGTCCTCTCGATCGGTAACGCACTCTTGAACGTCGCGCTCGCGGCGCTGGTCTCGATGGCCGCAAGCGACGCCGAACAGGGCAGCGCCTTCGGCGTCACCCAGGGTGCGGGCAGCCTCGGACGCACGGTCGGCCCACCAGTGATGACGGCGCTGTACGTCGTGCTCGCACGCTGGTCGCCGTTCGTCGCCGGCGCGCTCCTGACGGTCGGTGTCCTCGCACTGCTCGTCGGCGTCGCCCGCCAGCGACTCGTGGCCGCTGCGTGA